A single window of Oreochromis aureus strain Israel breed Guangdong linkage group 5, ZZ_aureus, whole genome shotgun sequence DNA harbors:
- the iqsec1b gene encoding IQ motif and SEC7 domain-containing protein 1 isoform X5, which produces MWCLQCASDRTQSLLELESYSCVEGDAPGTEVGASLDPSGGYSCVPVTHSGGLGPDHLDSQLYGHILLPGHSRPRRPKLQHSQSILRKQAEEEAIKRSRSLSESYELSSDLQDKQVEMLERKYGGRFITRHAARTIQTAFRQYQMNKNFERLRSSMSENRMSRRIVLSNMRMQFSFEGPEKVHSSYFEGKQVSLTDDGTKIGALRQSDHGGEMGVQAKTPTTQSDFTDAITELEDAFSRQVKSLAESIDDALNCRSLHGEDSQSEPGRGLQDMDREVTCQVKPSHSASEHRKLDEMTASYSDVTLYIDEEELSPPLPLSQSVDRPSSTESDLRQRSLNSSQDYWSLAHKDEKGDTDTSCRSTPSLECQEQRLRVDHLPLLTIEPPSDSSVELSDRSDRSSLKRQNAYERSISNQQSSPKQVSHSLPPRGPSREEDTSRHRSRQLEAHLAINGTANRQSKSESDFSDGDNDSINSTSNSNDTINCSSESSSRDSLREQTLSKQTYHKETRNSWDSPAFSNDIIRKRHYRIGLNLFNKKPEKGIQYLIERNFVPDTPVGVAHFLLQRKGLSRQMIGEFLGNRQKQFNRDVLDCVVDEMDFSAMELDEALRKFQAHIRVQGEAQKVERLIEAFSQRYCICNPGVVRQFRNPDTIFILAFAIILLNTDMYSPNVKPERKMKLEDFVKNLRGVDDGEDIPREMLVGIYERIRKRELKTNEDHVSQVQKVEKLIVGKKPIGSLHHGLGCVLSLPHRRLVCYCRLFEVPDPNKPQKLGLHQREIFLFNDLLVVTKIFQKKKNSVTYSFRQSFSLYGMQVLLFENQYYPNGVRLTSAIPGADIKVLINFNAPNPQDRKKFTDDLRESIAEVQEMEKYRIESELEKQKGVVRPSMSQSSGLKKDAGNGNLSRASLDDSYAIGEGLKRSALSSSLRDLSDAGKRGRRSSAGSLDSNMEGSIISSPHMRRRAPSTRDCPSRHSAQSLPNSSSLLGSLFGTRRVKSPSPTPQPQLHPTLISHTPHPANLHHTARVETEGPVPMHPHHAQFCHMTQNPPPYHHHHHYHPPAHLQHPPHQYHPPPSHSQQQPYPAHPHGPHGHGSHPPHSSTHPTHGPPHHHSAPPPSSQGPSSTKPKHSGISTVV; this is translated from the exons ATGTGGTGTCTGCAGTGTGCCTCTGACAGGACTCAGTCCTTACTGGAGCTGGAGTCATACAGCTG TGTGGAAGGTGATGCTCCAGGCACTGAAGTGGGAGCTTCTTTGGACCCTAGTGGTGGCTACAGTTGTGTCCCAGTGACCCACAGCGGCGGGCTCGGCCCCGACCACCTGGACAGCCAGCTCTACGGGCACATCTTGCTGCCAGGCCACTCACGGCCCCGACGGCCCAAGCTTCAGCACTCTCAGTCCATCCTCCGCaagcaagcagaagaggaggccATCAAGCGCTCCCGCTCGCTGTCAGAGAGCTATGAGCTCTCATCTGACCTACAGGACAAGCAG GTGGAGATGCTAGAGCGCAAATATGGTGGGCGTTTCATAACCCGGCATGCTGCCCGCACCATACAGACAGCTTTCCGCCAATACCAGATGAACAAAAACTTTGAGCGTCTTCGAAGCTCTATGTCTGAGAACCGTATGTCCAGACGGATCGTCCTATCCAATATGAGAATGCAGTTTTCCTTTGAAGGACCTGAAAAAGTCCATAGCTCCTACTTCGAGGGAAAGCAGGTCTCTCTAACAGATGATGGCACTAAAATTGGCGCACTAAGGCAGTCAGACCATGGCGGGGAGATGGGTGTGCAGGCCAAGACCCCCACCACACAGAGCGACTTCACAGATGCCATCACAGAACTAGAAGATGCCTTTTCAAGGCAGGTGAAATCTCTAGCTGAGTCCATAGATGATGCTCTGAACTGCCGCAGCCTACATGGTGAAGACAGTCAGTCAGAGCCAGGGAGAGGCCTCCAGGATATGGACAGAGAGGTCACCTGTCAGGTGAAACCCTCCCACAGCGCCTCAGAACACCGTAAACTCGATGAGATGACGGCGTCTTACAGCGATGTCACCCTGTACATCGACGAAGAGGAGTTATCACCACCCCTCCCTCTTTCTCAGTCTGTAGACCGGCCCTCAAGCACAGAATCAGATTTGCGCCAGCGTTCGCTCAACTCCTCACAAGATTATTGGTCTCTTGCTCATAAGGATGAAAAAGGAGACACTGATACCAGCTGCCGCAGTACACCTTCCTTGGAATGCCAAGAGCAACGTCTACGGGTAGATCACCTGCCCTTATTGACCATAGAGCCTCCCAGTGATAGCTCAGTGGAGCTGAGTGATCGTTCTGACCGCAGCTCTTTAAAGAGACAGAATGCCTACGAACGAAGCATCAGCAACCAGCAGAGTAGCCCTAAACAAGTCAGCCACAGCCTGCCACCTCGAGGGCCTTCCAGAGAAGAAGACACTTCCCGACATCGATCGCGACAGCTGGAGGCCCATCTGGCAATCAATGGTACAGCAAACCGGCAGAGCAAGTCAGAGTCGGATTTCTCAGATGGCGACAATGACAGCATCAACAGCACATCAAACTCCAACGATACCATCAATTGTAGTTCTGAATCCTCGTCCAGAGACAGCCTGCGTGAACAGACGCTCAGCAAGCAGACGTACCACAAAGAAACTCGAAACAGCTGGGACTCACCTGCATTCAGCAATGACATCATTCGCAAGAGGCATTACCGCATTGGCCTAAATCTCTTCAACAA GAAACCAGAAAAAGGCATTCAGTATCTGATAGAGCGAAACTTTGTTCCAGACACTCCGGTGGGTGTGGCCCACTTCCTGCTCCAGAGGAAAGGTTTGAGTAGGCAGATGATTGGCGAGTTCCTGGGTAATCGGCAGAAACAGTTCAACCGGGATGTCCTTGA CTGCGTAGTGGATGAAATGGACTTTTCAGCTATGGAGCTGGATGAAGCGCTCAGGAAATTCCAGGCACACATCAGAGTCCAAGGGGAAGCACAGAAGGTAGAGCGACTGATAGAGGCCTTCAG CCAGCGTTACTGCATCTGCAACCCCGGTGTGGTACGACAATTCAGGAACCCCGACACCATCTTCATCCTTGCCTTTGCAATCATCCTCCTCAACACTGACATGTACAGCCCCAACGTCAAGCCTGAGAGGAAGATGAAGCTGGAGGACTTTGTTAAGAACCTTAGAG GAGTTGATGACGGGGAGGACATCCCCCGAGAGATGCTCGTAGGGATATACGAACGGATTCGCAAGCGGGAGCTCAAGACTAATGAAGACCACGTTTCCCAGGTTCAGAAAGTGGAAAAGCTAATCGTTGGAAAAAAGCCA ATTGGCTCTTTACATCATGGTCTTGGCTGT GTACTATCCCTACCCCACCGGAGACTGGTCTGTTACTGCAGACTTTTTGAAGTGCCCGACCCCAACAAACCTCAAAAGTTGGGCCTGCACCAAAGGGAGATCTTCCTTTTCAATGACTTGCTAGTG GTTACAAAAATCTTCCAGAAGAAAAAGAATTCTGTGACATACAGCTTTCGACAGTCCTTCTCTCTTTATGGCATGCAAGTCCTCCTCTTTGAGAATCAGT ACTATCCCAATGGCGTTCGCCTGACTTCAGCCATTCCTGGAGCTGATATCAAAGTCCTCATCAACTTCAATGCACCCAATCCTCAGGACCGCAAAAAGTTCACTGATGATTTGCGAGAATCTATTGCAGAAGTCCAAGAGATGGAGAAGTACCGGATAGAAT CTGAACTGGAAAAACAGAAGGGCGTGGTGAGGCCTAGCATGTCCCAGAGCTCCGGGTTAAAGAAGGATGCAGGAAACGGAAACCTGAGCCGAGCGAGCCTTGACGACAGCTATGCCATCGGTGAAGGTCTGAAGAGAAGCGCCCTCAGCAGCTCCCTACGCGATCTCTCAGATGCAG GCAAGCGTGGGAGACGCAGCAGTGCAGGATCACTAGACAGCAATATGGAA GGGTCCATCATTAGCAGTCCTCACATGCGGCGGAGAGCCCCCTCCACCCGAGACTGCCCATCCCGTCACAGTGCCCAGTCCCTGCCCAACTCTTCCTCGTTGCTTGGATCGTTGTTCGGCACCAGGCGTGTGAAGTCGCCCAGCCCCACCCCTCAGCCCCAGCTGCACCCTACTCTCATCTCCCACACCCCGCACCCAGCCAACCTGCACCACACAGCCCGCGTGGAGACGGAAGGACCAGTGCCCATGCACCCGCATCACGCCCAGTTCTGCCACATGACCCAGAACCCACCCCCTtatcaccaccatcaccactaCCACCCGCCGGCCCACTTGCAGCACCCACCGCACCAGTACCACCCTCCCCCGTCTCACAGCCAGCAGCAGCCGTACCCGGCTCATCCTCACGGGCCCCATGGGCACGGGAGCCACCCACCGCACTCCTCCACCCACCCCACTCACGGCCCTCCCCACCACCACAGCGCGCCGCCACCATCCTCCCAGGGACCCAGCAGCACCAAGCCCAAGCACAGCGGCATCAGCACAGTGGTGTGA
- the iqsec1b gene encoding IQ motif and SEC7 domain-containing protein 1 isoform X2, with amino-acid sequence MDGQRGFYEMENPTENPSKAAEYLKELNKIIETQQGLLEKQRVRIEELELQVTDLCKENVCLKDQHQRHLATCRLQQGNHSALGAIKENVMQEKSESESPRHVRPDTEVPSSVMIHRRHHHSVEGDAPGTEVGASLDPSGGYSCVPVTHSGGLGPDHLDSQLYGHILLPGHSRPRRPKLQHSQSILRKQAEEEAIKRSRSLSESYELSSDLQDKQVEMLERKYGGRFITRHAARTIQTAFRQYQMNKNFERLRSSMSENRMSRRIVLSNMRMQFSFEGPEKVHSSYFEGKQVSLTDDGTKIGALRQSDHGGEMGVQAKTPTTQSDFTDAITELEDAFSRQVKSLAESIDDALNCRSLHGEDSQSEPGRGLQDMDREVTCQVKPSHSASEHRKLDEMTASYSDVTLYIDEEELSPPLPLSQSVDRPSSTESDLRQRSLNSSQDYWSLAHKDEKGDTDTSCRSTPSLECQEQRLRVDHLPLLTIEPPSDSSVELSDRSDRSSLKRQNAYERSISNQQSSPKQVSHSLPPRGPSREEDTSRHRSRQLEAHLAINGTANRQSKSESDFSDGDNDSINSTSNSNDTINCSSESSSRDSLREQTLSKQTYHKETRNSWDSPAFSNDIIRKRHYRIGLNLFNKKPEKGIQYLIERNFVPDTPVGVAHFLLQRKGLSRQMIGEFLGNRQKQFNRDVLDCVVDEMDFSAMELDEALRKFQAHIRVQGEAQKVERLIEAFSQRYCICNPGVVRQFRNPDTIFILAFAIILLNTDMYSPNVKPERKMKLEDFVKNLRGVDDGEDIPREMLVGIYERIRKRELKTNEDHVSQVQKVEKLIVGKKPIGSLHHGLGCVLSLPHRRLVCYCRLFEVPDPNKPQKLGLHQREIFLFNDLLVVTKIFQKKKNSVTYSFRQSFSLYGMQVLLFENQYYPNGVRLTSAIPGADIKVLINFNAPNPQDRKKFTDDLRESIAEVQEMEKYRIESELEKQKGVVRPSMSQSSGLKKDAGNGNLSRASLDDSYAIGEGLKRSALSSSLRDLSDAGKRGRRSSAGSLDSNMEGSIISSPHMRRRAPSTRDCPSRHSAQSLPNSSSLLGSLFGTRRVKSPSPTPQPQLHPTLISHTPHPANLHHTARVETEGPVPMHPHHAQFCHMTQNPPPYHHHHHYHPPAHLQHPPHQYHPPPSHSQQQPYPAHPHGPHGHGSHPPHSSTHPTHGPPHHHSAPPPSSQGPSSTKPKHSGISTVV; translated from the exons TGTGGAAGGTGATGCTCCAGGCACTGAAGTGGGAGCTTCTTTGGACCCTAGTGGTGGCTACAGTTGTGTCCCAGTGACCCACAGCGGCGGGCTCGGCCCCGACCACCTGGACAGCCAGCTCTACGGGCACATCTTGCTGCCAGGCCACTCACGGCCCCGACGGCCCAAGCTTCAGCACTCTCAGTCCATCCTCCGCaagcaagcagaagaggaggccATCAAGCGCTCCCGCTCGCTGTCAGAGAGCTATGAGCTCTCATCTGACCTACAGGACAAGCAG GTGGAGATGCTAGAGCGCAAATATGGTGGGCGTTTCATAACCCGGCATGCTGCCCGCACCATACAGACAGCTTTCCGCCAATACCAGATGAACAAAAACTTTGAGCGTCTTCGAAGCTCTATGTCTGAGAACCGTATGTCCAGACGGATCGTCCTATCCAATATGAGAATGCAGTTTTCCTTTGAAGGACCTGAAAAAGTCCATAGCTCCTACTTCGAGGGAAAGCAGGTCTCTCTAACAGATGATGGCACTAAAATTGGCGCACTAAGGCAGTCAGACCATGGCGGGGAGATGGGTGTGCAGGCCAAGACCCCCACCACACAGAGCGACTTCACAGATGCCATCACAGAACTAGAAGATGCCTTTTCAAGGCAGGTGAAATCTCTAGCTGAGTCCATAGATGATGCTCTGAACTGCCGCAGCCTACATGGTGAAGACAGTCAGTCAGAGCCAGGGAGAGGCCTCCAGGATATGGACAGAGAGGTCACCTGTCAGGTGAAACCCTCCCACAGCGCCTCAGAACACCGTAAACTCGATGAGATGACGGCGTCTTACAGCGATGTCACCCTGTACATCGACGAAGAGGAGTTATCACCACCCCTCCCTCTTTCTCAGTCTGTAGACCGGCCCTCAAGCACAGAATCAGATTTGCGCCAGCGTTCGCTCAACTCCTCACAAGATTATTGGTCTCTTGCTCATAAGGATGAAAAAGGAGACACTGATACCAGCTGCCGCAGTACACCTTCCTTGGAATGCCAAGAGCAACGTCTACGGGTAGATCACCTGCCCTTATTGACCATAGAGCCTCCCAGTGATAGCTCAGTGGAGCTGAGTGATCGTTCTGACCGCAGCTCTTTAAAGAGACAGAATGCCTACGAACGAAGCATCAGCAACCAGCAGAGTAGCCCTAAACAAGTCAGCCACAGCCTGCCACCTCGAGGGCCTTCCAGAGAAGAAGACACTTCCCGACATCGATCGCGACAGCTGGAGGCCCATCTGGCAATCAATGGTACAGCAAACCGGCAGAGCAAGTCAGAGTCGGATTTCTCAGATGGCGACAATGACAGCATCAACAGCACATCAAACTCCAACGATACCATCAATTGTAGTTCTGAATCCTCGTCCAGAGACAGCCTGCGTGAACAGACGCTCAGCAAGCAGACGTACCACAAAGAAACTCGAAACAGCTGGGACTCACCTGCATTCAGCAATGACATCATTCGCAAGAGGCATTACCGCATTGGCCTAAATCTCTTCAACAA GAAACCAGAAAAAGGCATTCAGTATCTGATAGAGCGAAACTTTGTTCCAGACACTCCGGTGGGTGTGGCCCACTTCCTGCTCCAGAGGAAAGGTTTGAGTAGGCAGATGATTGGCGAGTTCCTGGGTAATCGGCAGAAACAGTTCAACCGGGATGTCCTTGA CTGCGTAGTGGATGAAATGGACTTTTCAGCTATGGAGCTGGATGAAGCGCTCAGGAAATTCCAGGCACACATCAGAGTCCAAGGGGAAGCACAGAAGGTAGAGCGACTGATAGAGGCCTTCAG CCAGCGTTACTGCATCTGCAACCCCGGTGTGGTACGACAATTCAGGAACCCCGACACCATCTTCATCCTTGCCTTTGCAATCATCCTCCTCAACACTGACATGTACAGCCCCAACGTCAAGCCTGAGAGGAAGATGAAGCTGGAGGACTTTGTTAAGAACCTTAGAG GAGTTGATGACGGGGAGGACATCCCCCGAGAGATGCTCGTAGGGATATACGAACGGATTCGCAAGCGGGAGCTCAAGACTAATGAAGACCACGTTTCCCAGGTTCAGAAAGTGGAAAAGCTAATCGTTGGAAAAAAGCCA ATTGGCTCTTTACATCATGGTCTTGGCTGT GTACTATCCCTACCCCACCGGAGACTGGTCTGTTACTGCAGACTTTTTGAAGTGCCCGACCCCAACAAACCTCAAAAGTTGGGCCTGCACCAAAGGGAGATCTTCCTTTTCAATGACTTGCTAGTG GTTACAAAAATCTTCCAGAAGAAAAAGAATTCTGTGACATACAGCTTTCGACAGTCCTTCTCTCTTTATGGCATGCAAGTCCTCCTCTTTGAGAATCAGT ACTATCCCAATGGCGTTCGCCTGACTTCAGCCATTCCTGGAGCTGATATCAAAGTCCTCATCAACTTCAATGCACCCAATCCTCAGGACCGCAAAAAGTTCACTGATGATTTGCGAGAATCTATTGCAGAAGTCCAAGAGATGGAGAAGTACCGGATAGAAT CTGAACTGGAAAAACAGAAGGGCGTGGTGAGGCCTAGCATGTCCCAGAGCTCCGGGTTAAAGAAGGATGCAGGAAACGGAAACCTGAGCCGAGCGAGCCTTGACGACAGCTATGCCATCGGTGAAGGTCTGAAGAGAAGCGCCCTCAGCAGCTCCCTACGCGATCTCTCAGATGCAG GCAAGCGTGGGAGACGCAGCAGTGCAGGATCACTAGACAGCAATATGGAA GGGTCCATCATTAGCAGTCCTCACATGCGGCGGAGAGCCCCCTCCACCCGAGACTGCCCATCCCGTCACAGTGCCCAGTCCCTGCCCAACTCTTCCTCGTTGCTTGGATCGTTGTTCGGCACCAGGCGTGTGAAGTCGCCCAGCCCCACCCCTCAGCCCCAGCTGCACCCTACTCTCATCTCCCACACCCCGCACCCAGCCAACCTGCACCACACAGCCCGCGTGGAGACGGAAGGACCAGTGCCCATGCACCCGCATCACGCCCAGTTCTGCCACATGACCCAGAACCCACCCCCTtatcaccaccatcaccactaCCACCCGCCGGCCCACTTGCAGCACCCACCGCACCAGTACCACCCTCCCCCGTCTCACAGCCAGCAGCAGCCGTACCCGGCTCATCCTCACGGGCCCCATGGGCACGGGAGCCACCCACCGCACTCCTCCACCCACCCCACTCACGGCCCTCCCCACCACCACAGCGCGCCGCCACCATCCTCCCAGGGACCCAGCAGCACCAAGCCCAAGCACAGCGGCATCAGCACAGTGGTGTGA
- the iqsec1b gene encoding IQ motif and SEC7 domain-containing protein 1 isoform X4, with translation MLKFKAFCLDYWQFLCLQPLHGFYKSVEGDAPGTEVGASLDPSGGYSCVPVTHSGGLGPDHLDSQLYGHILLPGHSRPRRPKLQHSQSILRKQAEEEAIKRSRSLSESYELSSDLQDKQVEMLERKYGGRFITRHAARTIQTAFRQYQMNKNFERLRSSMSENRMSRRIVLSNMRMQFSFEGPEKVHSSYFEGKQVSLTDDGTKIGALRQSDHGGEMGVQAKTPTTQSDFTDAITELEDAFSRQVKSLAESIDDALNCRSLHGEDSQSEPGRGLQDMDREVTCQVKPSHSASEHRKLDEMTASYSDVTLYIDEEELSPPLPLSQSVDRPSSTESDLRQRSLNSSQDYWSLAHKDEKGDTDTSCRSTPSLECQEQRLRVDHLPLLTIEPPSDSSVELSDRSDRSSLKRQNAYERSISNQQSSPKQVSHSLPPRGPSREEDTSRHRSRQLEAHLAINGTANRQSKSESDFSDGDNDSINSTSNSNDTINCSSESSSRDSLREQTLSKQTYHKETRNSWDSPAFSNDIIRKRHYRIGLNLFNKKPEKGIQYLIERNFVPDTPVGVAHFLLQRKGLSRQMIGEFLGNRQKQFNRDVLDCVVDEMDFSAMELDEALRKFQAHIRVQGEAQKVERLIEAFSQRYCICNPGVVRQFRNPDTIFILAFAIILLNTDMYSPNVKPERKMKLEDFVKNLRGVDDGEDIPREMLVGIYERIRKRELKTNEDHVSQVQKVEKLIVGKKPIGSLHHGLGCVLSLPHRRLVCYCRLFEVPDPNKPQKLGLHQREIFLFNDLLVVTKIFQKKKNSVTYSFRQSFSLYGMQVLLFENQYYPNGVRLTSAIPGADIKVLINFNAPNPQDRKKFTDDLRESIAEVQEMEKYRIESELEKQKGVVRPSMSQSSGLKKDAGNGNLSRASLDDSYAIGEGLKRSALSSSLRDLSDAGKRGRRSSAGSLDSNMEGSIISSPHMRRRAPSTRDCPSRHSAQSLPNSSSLLGSLFGTRRVKSPSPTPQPQLHPTLISHTPHPANLHHTARVETEGPVPMHPHHAQFCHMTQNPPPYHHHHHYHPPAHLQHPPHQYHPPPSHSQQQPYPAHPHGPHGHGSHPPHSSTHPTHGPPHHHSAPPPSSQGPSSTKPKHSGISTVV, from the exons TGTGGAAGGTGATGCTCCAGGCACTGAAGTGGGAGCTTCTTTGGACCCTAGTGGTGGCTACAGTTGTGTCCCAGTGACCCACAGCGGCGGGCTCGGCCCCGACCACCTGGACAGCCAGCTCTACGGGCACATCTTGCTGCCAGGCCACTCACGGCCCCGACGGCCCAAGCTTCAGCACTCTCAGTCCATCCTCCGCaagcaagcagaagaggaggccATCAAGCGCTCCCGCTCGCTGTCAGAGAGCTATGAGCTCTCATCTGACCTACAGGACAAGCAG GTGGAGATGCTAGAGCGCAAATATGGTGGGCGTTTCATAACCCGGCATGCTGCCCGCACCATACAGACAGCTTTCCGCCAATACCAGATGAACAAAAACTTTGAGCGTCTTCGAAGCTCTATGTCTGAGAACCGTATGTCCAGACGGATCGTCCTATCCAATATGAGAATGCAGTTTTCCTTTGAAGGACCTGAAAAAGTCCATAGCTCCTACTTCGAGGGAAAGCAGGTCTCTCTAACAGATGATGGCACTAAAATTGGCGCACTAAGGCAGTCAGACCATGGCGGGGAGATGGGTGTGCAGGCCAAGACCCCCACCACACAGAGCGACTTCACAGATGCCATCACAGAACTAGAAGATGCCTTTTCAAGGCAGGTGAAATCTCTAGCTGAGTCCATAGATGATGCTCTGAACTGCCGCAGCCTACATGGTGAAGACAGTCAGTCAGAGCCAGGGAGAGGCCTCCAGGATATGGACAGAGAGGTCACCTGTCAGGTGAAACCCTCCCACAGCGCCTCAGAACACCGTAAACTCGATGAGATGACGGCGTCTTACAGCGATGTCACCCTGTACATCGACGAAGAGGAGTTATCACCACCCCTCCCTCTTTCTCAGTCTGTAGACCGGCCCTCAAGCACAGAATCAGATTTGCGCCAGCGTTCGCTCAACTCCTCACAAGATTATTGGTCTCTTGCTCATAAGGATGAAAAAGGAGACACTGATACCAGCTGCCGCAGTACACCTTCCTTGGAATGCCAAGAGCAACGTCTACGGGTAGATCACCTGCCCTTATTGACCATAGAGCCTCCCAGTGATAGCTCAGTGGAGCTGAGTGATCGTTCTGACCGCAGCTCTTTAAAGAGACAGAATGCCTACGAACGAAGCATCAGCAACCAGCAGAGTAGCCCTAAACAAGTCAGCCACAGCCTGCCACCTCGAGGGCCTTCCAGAGAAGAAGACACTTCCCGACATCGATCGCGACAGCTGGAGGCCCATCTGGCAATCAATGGTACAGCAAACCGGCAGAGCAAGTCAGAGTCGGATTTCTCAGATGGCGACAATGACAGCATCAACAGCACATCAAACTCCAACGATACCATCAATTGTAGTTCTGAATCCTCGTCCAGAGACAGCCTGCGTGAACAGACGCTCAGCAAGCAGACGTACCACAAAGAAACTCGAAACAGCTGGGACTCACCTGCATTCAGCAATGACATCATTCGCAAGAGGCATTACCGCATTGGCCTAAATCTCTTCAACAA GAAACCAGAAAAAGGCATTCAGTATCTGATAGAGCGAAACTTTGTTCCAGACACTCCGGTGGGTGTGGCCCACTTCCTGCTCCAGAGGAAAGGTTTGAGTAGGCAGATGATTGGCGAGTTCCTGGGTAATCGGCAGAAACAGTTCAACCGGGATGTCCTTGA CTGCGTAGTGGATGAAATGGACTTTTCAGCTATGGAGCTGGATGAAGCGCTCAGGAAATTCCAGGCACACATCAGAGTCCAAGGGGAAGCACAGAAGGTAGAGCGACTGATAGAGGCCTTCAG CCAGCGTTACTGCATCTGCAACCCCGGTGTGGTACGACAATTCAGGAACCCCGACACCATCTTCATCCTTGCCTTTGCAATCATCCTCCTCAACACTGACATGTACAGCCCCAACGTCAAGCCTGAGAGGAAGATGAAGCTGGAGGACTTTGTTAAGAACCTTAGAG GAGTTGATGACGGGGAGGACATCCCCCGAGAGATGCTCGTAGGGATATACGAACGGATTCGCAAGCGGGAGCTCAAGACTAATGAAGACCACGTTTCCCAGGTTCAGAAAGTGGAAAAGCTAATCGTTGGAAAAAAGCCA ATTGGCTCTTTACATCATGGTCTTGGCTGT GTACTATCCCTACCCCACCGGAGACTGGTCTGTTACTGCAGACTTTTTGAAGTGCCCGACCCCAACAAACCTCAAAAGTTGGGCCTGCACCAAAGGGAGATCTTCCTTTTCAATGACTTGCTAGTG GTTACAAAAATCTTCCAGAAGAAAAAGAATTCTGTGACATACAGCTTTCGACAGTCCTTCTCTCTTTATGGCATGCAAGTCCTCCTCTTTGAGAATCAGT ACTATCCCAATGGCGTTCGCCTGACTTCAGCCATTCCTGGAGCTGATATCAAAGTCCTCATCAACTTCAATGCACCCAATCCTCAGGACCGCAAAAAGTTCACTGATGATTTGCGAGAATCTATTGCAGAAGTCCAAGAGATGGAGAAGTACCGGATAGAAT CTGAACTGGAAAAACAGAAGGGCGTGGTGAGGCCTAGCATGTCCCAGAGCTCCGGGTTAAAGAAGGATGCAGGAAACGGAAACCTGAGCCGAGCGAGCCTTGACGACAGCTATGCCATCGGTGAAGGTCTGAAGAGAAGCGCCCTCAGCAGCTCCCTACGCGATCTCTCAGATGCAG GCAAGCGTGGGAGACGCAGCAGTGCAGGATCACTAGACAGCAATATGGAA GGGTCCATCATTAGCAGTCCTCACATGCGGCGGAGAGCCCCCTCCACCCGAGACTGCCCATCCCGTCACAGTGCCCAGTCCCTGCCCAACTCTTCCTCGTTGCTTGGATCGTTGTTCGGCACCAGGCGTGTGAAGTCGCCCAGCCCCACCCCTCAGCCCCAGCTGCACCCTACTCTCATCTCCCACACCCCGCACCCAGCCAACCTGCACCACACAGCCCGCGTGGAGACGGAAGGACCAGTGCCCATGCACCCGCATCACGCCCAGTTCTGCCACATGACCCAGAACCCACCCCCTtatcaccaccatcaccactaCCACCCGCCGGCCCACTTGCAGCACCCACCGCACCAGTACCACCCTCCCCCGTCTCACAGCCAGCAGCAGCCGTACCCGGCTCATCCTCACGGGCCCCATGGGCACGGGAGCCACCCACCGCACTCCTCCACCCACCCCACTCACGGCCCTCCCCACCACCACAGCGCGCCGCCACCATCCTCCCAGGGACCCAGCAGCACCAAGCCCAAGCACAGCGGCATCAGCACAGTGGTGTGA